In Robbsia sp. KACC 23696, a single window of DNA contains:
- a CDS encoding ABC transporter substrate-binding protein produces MKLRLIGAALASLALLSGVAHADRLDDIKKAGVLKVAAFDSNPPFGFVDPKTNKITGLDVDYAQALASKLGVKLDIQATNPANRIAFLTSKKVDLVLANFTITDERKKEIDFSVPYFASGTQFIAKKGVLKEPSQLNGFRVGADKGTTNEAQVKAKFPGATIVAYDDTPFAFAALRAGTVQAITQDGPKLVALLANAPDKQKYEIPPFTISNDYEGVGVPKGEPRLLAFVNETLTGLEKDGQAAKIYDQWFGPKSKAPLPRLYKIGDPLKSE; encoded by the coding sequence ATGAAATTGCGGCTTATAGGGGCAGCACTGGCGAGCCTGGCGTTGCTGTCGGGCGTGGCCCACGCGGATCGTTTGGACGATATCAAAAAAGCCGGAGTCTTGAAGGTTGCGGCCTTCGACAGCAATCCGCCGTTCGGCTTCGTCGATCCTAAGACTAACAAGATCACCGGGCTCGACGTGGACTATGCACAGGCCTTGGCCAGCAAGCTCGGCGTCAAGCTCGATATCCAAGCGACCAATCCCGCAAACCGTATCGCCTTTCTGACCTCGAAAAAAGTCGATCTGGTATTGGCCAACTTCACGATCACCGACGAGCGCAAGAAGGAGATCGATTTCAGCGTGCCGTATTTTGCCTCGGGCACACAGTTCATCGCCAAAAAGGGTGTCTTGAAAGAGCCATCGCAGTTGAATGGATTCCGCGTGGGCGCGGACAAGGGCACGACGAACGAAGCCCAGGTCAAGGCCAAATTCCCGGGTGCGACGATCGTCGCCTATGACGATACGCCGTTCGCCTTCGCCGCGTTGCGCGCCGGCACCGTTCAGGCCATCACGCAGGATGGCCCGAAGCTGGTTGCCTTGCTGGCCAATGCGCCGGACAAGCAGAAATACGAGATCCCGCCGTTCACGATCTCCAACGATTACGAAGGCGTCGGAGTGCCGAAAGGCGAGCCGCGTCTGCTGGCTTTCGTCAACGAGACGCTGACCGGCTTGGAAAAAGACGGTCAGGCAGCCAAGATCTATGATCAATGGTTCGGTCCGAAGAGCAAGGCACCGCTGCCGCGCCTTTATAAGATCGGCGATCCGCTGAAGTCGGAATAA
- a CDS encoding SET domain-containing protein-lysine N-methyltransferase, which translates to MKIAIVYDSAHYPTPVDFRDARADTSRFLREHYDVTFMGTSLATLHDDLCDIAQKNVDSVVNLCPISPPDRSLGRMVQQALKSLALPFTGADCQTGLLHGSALRMVAHSAGLAIPRFTIIDTLEDLDTRVGFLDAPFRVTSLPRLDTMPGASVSANNGKVLTERIAHLLRPGINTLLVEETKTGRIFDVAVVGKWGKERVAKALLPHEYSNAIDAQSSLTKSAHVDDLAIARLQEAAVTLFQAIPESGYLLCKLQLGEQGDVSLLDVSFNADIFKTESNDQGSIWDNCQRPVDDMCGVLVGQIELAVERHRKTKNAYEVRFDPTHGFGLHAAIDISEGVVVVPGESLSLRLISNAVVEHEWTQANRDVFNRYCWPVNAGVSAYWSDNPADWKPLNHSCDPNTVLTGLDQVARRNITRGEAITLDYATFCGPTMTPFTCLCATPSCRVTVTGTDYRLASLQDTYRDHFSAHLRALIKAETDHNPFSIRRTRYGGGLIAGKAWHKDDILAQLNWTDAVDAPTRWTVQLGPRKHAELLPPILSWSNHSCDPNIAMDIGANVVRALRDIANGDDLVWFYPSTEWKMIESFQCECGTKSCLGLIDGAETLAAEVLSRYRLSPNVEAHIRAREKDTVEELV; encoded by the coding sequence TTGAAAATAGCGATCGTCTACGATTCAGCGCATTACCCGACACCCGTCGACTTTCGCGACGCGCGTGCCGATACATCGCGCTTCCTGCGGGAACACTATGATGTCACTTTCATGGGTACGTCTCTCGCCACACTACACGACGACCTTTGTGACATTGCACAAAAGAACGTCGACAGCGTAGTCAACCTGTGCCCCATTTCCCCACCCGACCGTTCTCTTGGTCGGATGGTGCAACAAGCGTTGAAGTCCTTAGCGCTTCCATTTACCGGTGCGGATTGCCAAACCGGCCTGCTGCACGGTTCCGCGTTACGGATGGTTGCGCATTCCGCAGGGCTCGCCATCCCTAGATTCACTATTATCGACACGCTCGAGGATCTCGATACCCGCGTCGGCTTTCTAGACGCGCCCTTTCGCGTTACCTCGTTGCCACGGCTCGACACCATGCCGGGTGCCAGCGTGTCAGCGAATAACGGCAAAGTGCTCACGGAGCGGATAGCCCATTTATTACGTCCGGGCATTAACACCCTGCTCGTCGAAGAGACAAAGACTGGCCGTATCTTCGATGTTGCTGTCGTCGGGAAGTGGGGAAAAGAACGGGTAGCGAAAGCCCTTTTGCCGCACGAATATAGCAATGCAATCGACGCACAGTCGAGTCTCACAAAAAGCGCGCACGTTGATGATCTCGCGATCGCGCGACTCCAGGAGGCGGCCGTTACCCTCTTCCAAGCGATACCGGAGAGCGGTTACCTCCTCTGTAAGTTGCAACTCGGTGAACAGGGCGACGTCTCATTATTAGACGTATCTTTCAACGCCGACATCTTCAAGACGGAATCAAACGACCAAGGATCTATCTGGGATAACTGTCAGCGTCCGGTAGACGACATGTGCGGCGTCCTCGTCGGTCAAATCGAACTCGCCGTGGAACGGCATCGCAAGACCAAAAATGCGTATGAAGTGCGATTCGATCCCACGCATGGATTCGGCCTGCACGCGGCAATCGACATCTCCGAAGGCGTCGTTGTCGTGCCGGGCGAGAGTCTGAGCCTACGGCTAATCAGCAATGCGGTCGTCGAGCACGAATGGACGCAAGCCAATCGTGACGTCTTCAACCGATATTGCTGGCCGGTGAATGCCGGCGTATCGGCATATTGGTCCGACAACCCCGCCGATTGGAAGCCGCTCAATCACTCTTGCGATCCAAACACCGTATTGACTGGACTCGATCAGGTCGCAAGACGGAACATCACGCGCGGCGAAGCGATCACCTTGGATTATGCGACGTTCTGTGGACCGACAATGACGCCATTCACGTGTTTGTGCGCGACACCCTCGTGTCGTGTCACCGTGACCGGAACCGACTACCGGCTTGCTTCGCTTCAGGATACCTATAGAGACCATTTCAGCGCGCACTTGCGCGCGTTGATAAAAGCAGAAACCGATCACAACCCGTTTTCGATTCGGCGTACGCGCTACGGCGGCGGCTTGATTGCAGGCAAGGCCTGGCATAAAGATGACATTCTTGCACAGCTGAACTGGACCGATGCAGTCGATGCGCCTACCCGTTGGACGGTTCAGCTCGGGCCGCGGAAGCATGCGGAACTTCTGCCGCCAATTCTCTCGTGGAGCAACCATTCCTGTGATCCCAATATCGCAATGGATATCGGTGCCAACGTTGTCCGTGCACTACGTGACATCGCAAACGGCGACGATCTGGTTTGGTTTTATCCTAGCACCGAATGGAAAATGATCGAGTCGTTTCAATGTGAATGCGGTACGAAAAGCTGCCTCGGCCTGATCGATGGCGCGGAAACACTGGCCGCCGAGGTGCTTAGCCGCTACCGGCTTTCACCCAACGTCGAAGCGCATATCAGAGCGCGAGAAAAGGACACGGTCGAGGAACTGGTTTAA
- a CDS encoding amino acid ABC transporter permease has translation MPVLPAAIAPLLAPIPYLLIGAFPDGPLGGAALTLLLALSSAITSAIIGLILGIALAMSRSVGHAVLLGVIGFFRAIPVLMLIFWVFFVLPLALGIDVPAGASVVFALSMIGGAYLAHAVYAGIQAVGGGQQQAASSLGLTRVQTMRYVILPQALKIMTPSFVNQWVSLIKDTSLAYIVGVPELSFLANQINSRLMVYPLEVFLFVALLYFLICTGFGWSARRLIQRLV, from the coding sequence ATGCCCGTGCTTCCCGCCGCGATAGCGCCCCTGCTTGCCCCTATACCCTATTTGTTGATTGGCGCCTTTCCCGACGGCCCTTTGGGTGGTGCCGCGTTGACGCTGTTGCTGGCGCTGTCGTCGGCGATCACCTCTGCCATCATCGGACTGATTCTCGGCATCGCGCTCGCGATGAGCCGGTCCGTCGGACACGCGGTGCTGTTGGGCGTGATCGGCTTCTTTCGTGCCATTCCGGTCCTGATGTTGATATTTTGGGTGTTTTTCGTTCTTCCCTTGGCCCTGGGGATCGATGTTCCCGCCGGGGCGAGCGTGGTCTTCGCGCTGTCGATGATCGGCGGCGCCTATCTGGCCCACGCCGTCTACGCGGGCATTCAGGCGGTAGGCGGCGGACAGCAGCAGGCGGCCTCGTCACTCGGCTTGACGCGCGTGCAGACGATGCGCTACGTCATCCTGCCGCAGGCTCTCAAGATCATGACGCCGTCGTTTGTCAACCAGTGGGTGTCGCTGATCAAGGATACCTCGCTCGCCTATATCGTCGGTGTACCGGAACTCTCTTTTCTCGCGAATCAGATCAATAGTCGGCTGATGGTCTATCCGCTCGAGGTGTTTCTCTTCGTCGCCCTTCTCTACTTCCTCATCTGCACCGGATTCGGCTGGAGCGCGAGACGCTTGATTCAGCGCCTGGTTTGA
- a CDS encoding NAD(P)/FAD-dependent oxidoreductase, producing the protein MTSSADHDIEARRTLDLIGPTPDNWVPEHPGIDHNVFIIGGGQSGSAFAFALRRAGIGKVTIVDGAPDAGLAGVWLTRARMNKLRTPKVLVGPEGALAGLGFQSWFEARFGEAAYHALDRAPRTLWADYLAWYRRFLSIPVRYGTQVVRIEPSNTDSAGWHFRVHLEIDGKHTVETARKILLCNGVAGNGAAFLPDVFRDLPSALYMHTSQAIDFAALRGKRVAVVGGAASAFDAAASALEAGAAEVRQFVRRPALASVPIARARGYPGAYDNYWDLPDALRWTQALRYKRSGSTAPRDAIDRVTQFDAYHLHLDAQWESAEVLDGTIAADVKGERFPFDFAIAGTGYYIDPGARGELADFARHIRLWGDQYTPASGDADAGLAAHPYLGSALEYLEKHAGQAPYLKDIHVYNPAGFVSAGVPVGDVPSMKRDIPAVVRRISRDLFLADIAQHTERLAADIPADFTLADYEARVWRGAPRASSDQQRNIP; encoded by the coding sequence ATGACGAGCAGTGCGGATCACGATATCGAAGCGCGACGGACCTTGGATTTGATCGGACCGACGCCCGACAACTGGGTGCCGGAGCATCCGGGGATCGATCACAATGTGTTTATTATCGGCGGCGGACAAAGCGGGAGTGCATTTGCTTTCGCGTTACGGCGCGCCGGCATCGGCAAGGTAACGATCGTCGACGGCGCGCCGGACGCCGGCCTTGCGGGCGTCTGGCTGACCCGGGCGCGGATGAACAAACTGCGTACGCCGAAGGTCCTCGTCGGTCCGGAGGGCGCGCTGGCCGGCTTGGGGTTTCAGTCCTGGTTCGAGGCACGATTTGGCGAAGCGGCGTACCACGCCTTGGATCGCGCACCGCGCACGCTTTGGGCCGATTATCTCGCATGGTATCGGCGTTTTCTGAGCATACCGGTCCGCTATGGCACGCAGGTCGTTCGTATCGAGCCGTCGAATACGGACAGCGCCGGTTGGCACTTCCGTGTGCATCTTGAAATAGACGGCAAACACACGGTCGAAACCGCACGGAAAATCCTGCTGTGCAATGGTGTGGCAGGCAATGGCGCGGCTTTCTTGCCAGATGTTTTTAGAGACCTACCGTCCGCGCTCTATATGCATACGTCGCAAGCAATCGATTTCGCGGCGTTGCGCGGAAAGCGGGTTGCGGTGGTGGGAGGCGCCGCCTCGGCGTTCGATGCGGCTGCCAGCGCGTTGGAAGCGGGGGCCGCAGAAGTGCGGCAGTTCGTGCGTCGGCCGGCGCTGGCCTCGGTTCCCATTGCGCGTGCGCGCGGTTATCCGGGGGCCTACGATAACTACTGGGACCTTCCCGATGCGTTGCGATGGACGCAAGCGCTGCGCTATAAGCGCTCCGGCTCGACCGCCCCACGCGACGCAATCGATCGTGTCACGCAATTCGACGCCTATCATCTCCATCTCGATGCGCAGTGGGAAAGCGCGGAGGTGCTTGACGGTACGATCGCTGCCGACGTCAAGGGCGAGCGCTTCCCGTTCGACTTCGCCATCGCGGGCACCGGCTATTACATCGATCCGGGCGCACGGGGCGAACTGGCCGATTTCGCGCGCCATATTCGCCTGTGGGGCGATCAGTACACACCGGCATCCGGCGACGCCGACGCAGGCCTCGCTGCGCATCCCTATCTCGGTAGCGCACTGGAATATCTCGAAAAGCATGCCGGACAGGCACCGTACCTGAAGGATATTCACGTCTACAACCCTGCCGGCTTCGTCAGTGCTGGCGTACCGGTAGGCGATGTGCCGAGCATGAAACGCGACATTCCTGCAGTCGTACGCCGAATCAGCCGCGACCTCTTCCTTGCCGACATCGCGCAGCATACCGAACGCCTGGCCGCCGACATACCGGCCGACTTCACGTTGGCGGACTACGAGGCGCGGGTATGGCGCGGAGCGCCCCGTGCTTCGTCCGATCAACAGCGAAACATCCCCTGA
- a CDS encoding putative sulfate exporter family transporter encodes MGHHPGTITEGQHPHDGAERESNADNHGRSHNEDWWAVGIGLALILLAYGLFSAGNSIKWLAVAPARWVALPSVLHDLAAHLGNYLSLFVLFAVLFSVSAAALQRSAARFLPGFAVVFVVSALVFAFGAWASASRYNLEPPLVALALGLLVSNVFGVPEWLRPALRVEFYVKLGIVLLGATLPLTLLGWAGPIALAQASIVSLLTYLVIFWAARRLGIDKRFAAVLGVGGAVCGVSAAIAIGGAVRAKREQPAVAITLVVIWAIVMVFALPLVSHALGLPTGVAGAWIGTSEFADAAGIAAAQTYSDIAAHSGNAIAGAPEASVQAFTLMKVIGRDIWIGIWAFVLAILATTRWDREDAKARRNQDGASANDDDVVIVTASPTREIWARFPKFVVGFLIASALVTWLASHYALADYRSVVTPNFIAPIVALRTWTFTFCFLSIGLTTRLSDLTASGVKPFLAFTVGVVVNVIVGYWLSVHVFGAYWATLGQ; translated from the coding sequence ATGGGCCATCATCCGGGCACGATAACAGAGGGGCAGCATCCACACGACGGGGCGGAAAGAGAATCGAACGCCGATAACCACGGCCGCTCGCATAACGAGGATTGGTGGGCGGTGGGTATCGGCCTCGCGTTGATCCTGCTTGCCTATGGATTGTTTTCCGCAGGCAACAGCATCAAATGGCTTGCCGTCGCACCGGCACGATGGGTTGCGCTGCCGTCGGTACTCCACGATCTCGCCGCCCACCTCGGCAACTATCTCAGTCTGTTCGTTTTATTCGCCGTCTTATTTTCCGTTTCCGCAGCGGCATTGCAGCGAAGCGCTGCCCGTTTTCTACCCGGCTTTGCCGTCGTTTTCGTCGTGTCCGCGCTGGTGTTCGCCTTCGGCGCCTGGGCCAGCGCGTCTCGATATAATCTGGAGCCACCACTGGTGGCCTTGGCATTGGGCTTATTGGTTTCCAATGTATTCGGCGTGCCGGAATGGTTGCGCCCGGCGTTGCGGGTCGAGTTCTACGTCAAGCTCGGTATCGTGCTGCTTGGCGCGACCCTGCCGCTCACCCTGCTCGGATGGGCCGGCCCGATCGCACTGGCACAAGCAAGCATCGTGTCGCTGCTGACTTATCTCGTCATTTTCTGGGCGGCACGGCGCCTCGGCATCGACAAACGCTTTGCGGCCGTGCTGGGCGTCGGTGGCGCGGTGTGCGGCGTGTCCGCGGCGATCGCCATCGGCGGCGCGGTGCGGGCAAAACGAGAACAGCCCGCCGTGGCCATCACGCTCGTGGTGATCTGGGCGATCGTCATGGTATTCGCCTTGCCCCTCGTCTCGCATGCATTGGGGCTGCCAACCGGCGTTGCCGGCGCGTGGATCGGTACGTCGGAGTTTGCAGACGCCGCAGGCATCGCGGCGGCACAGACCTATTCCGATATCGCAGCGCACTCGGGCAATGCCATAGCGGGCGCGCCGGAGGCATCGGTCCAGGCCTTTACCTTGATGAAAGTAATCGGCCGCGATATCTGGATCGGCATCTGGGCCTTCGTGCTGGCCATCCTGGCCACCACGCGATGGGATCGCGAAGACGCGAAAGCGCGGCGCAACCAGGACGGAGCGTCGGCCAATGACGATGATGTCGTCATCGTCACCGCATCGCCGACGCGTGAAATCTGGGCACGTTTTCCCAAATTTGTCGTGGGCTTCCTAATTGCATCCGCCCTGGTTACCTGGTTGGCCAGTCACTATGCCTTGGCCGACTATCGATCCGTGGTCACGCCGAATTTCATCGCACCGATCGTAGCATTGCGAACCTGGACCTTCACCTTCTGCTTTCTCAGCATCGGCCTCACTACCAGGCTGAGCGATCTGACCGCCAGTGGCGTCAAACCCTTCCTGGCATTCACCGTCGGCGTGGTCGTGAACGTGATCGTCGGGTACTGGCTATCGGTGCACGTCTTCGGCGCGTATTGGGCGACGCTGGGCCAATGA
- a CDS encoding methyl-accepting chemotaxis protein, whose amino-acid sequence MFNNLSVRTALTLATGVFVALVLLVGGVAYTSLASGNAALASMYANDLTASNALSETTGLLLRCRSAKNRYVSLVMSNNEDGAAKQLTLAGTFCAQSQKAWDAFSSVPVDAGTQSLLDDAKSKHQAMMDKGIMPEFDALKAKDFDGYDKIQLQFSSPLYGAFDALVKPLSEYTAQRAKQRYDDSQRRARNVNILLLASALIAVIIGFIVRRVLSTTVVDPVNRMIVDFDRISKGDLAKPVVPQGTNEIGQLQAALQHMQVELASTVRDIRSSTESISVASGEIASGNMDLSSRTEQQAASLQETAASMEELSGTVRQNADNARQASTLALSASELALKGDVVVRDVIKTMQEINDRSGKIADIITIIEGIAFQTNILALNAAVEAARAGEEGRGFAVVAGEVRTLAQRSSSAAKEIKTLIDASVDRVQAGTQLVGEAGATMNDVKTAVRRVTDIMGEISTATDEQSNGIEQISHAVQQMDGVTQQNAALVEEAAAAAQSLEQQASHLRQAVAIFQL is encoded by the coding sequence GTGTTTAATAATCTGTCTGTCAGAACTGCGTTGACGTTGGCGACCGGCGTCTTCGTCGCGCTGGTGCTCCTTGTCGGGGGCGTCGCCTACACCTCTTTGGCATCGGGAAACGCCGCGCTGGCCTCGATGTATGCGAACGACCTCACGGCGAGCAATGCCCTTTCCGAGACGACGGGTCTGCTATTGCGCTGCCGTTCCGCAAAGAATCGCTACGTGTCGTTGGTCATGTCAAATAACGAAGACGGTGCGGCAAAGCAATTGACGCTCGCCGGCACCTTCTGCGCGCAATCCCAAAAAGCGTGGGACGCCTTCTCCTCGGTGCCGGTCGACGCCGGCACCCAGAGTCTGCTGGACGACGCGAAAAGCAAACACCAAGCCATGATGGACAAGGGCATCATGCCCGAGTTCGACGCGTTGAAAGCGAAGGATTTCGACGGTTATGACAAGATCCAATTGCAATTCAGCAGCCCGTTGTACGGTGCATTCGATGCATTGGTAAAGCCTCTGTCCGAGTACACGGCTCAGCGCGCCAAACAACGTTACGACGATTCGCAGCGTCGCGCACGCAATGTCAATATCCTGCTGCTCGCCAGTGCACTGATCGCCGTCATCATCGGTTTCATCGTGCGACGGGTGCTGTCGACGACTGTCGTAGACCCGGTGAATCGGATGATCGTCGACTTCGATCGTATCTCGAAAGGCGATCTGGCGAAGCCGGTCGTGCCGCAAGGCACGAATGAGATCGGGCAACTGCAGGCCGCGCTGCAGCATATGCAGGTAGAGCTTGCGTCGACGGTCCGCGACATCCGCTCGTCGACGGAATCGATCTCGGTGGCTTCAGGCGAGATCGCTTCGGGCAATATGGACCTGTCGAGCCGAACGGAACAACAGGCTGCCTCCTTGCAGGAAACGGCTGCCAGCATGGAGGAGCTGTCCGGCACCGTGCGTCAAAATGCCGACAATGCCCGGCAAGCCAGCACATTGGCCCTGTCCGCATCGGAACTGGCGCTGAAGGGCGACGTCGTGGTACGCGATGTCATCAAGACAATGCAGGAAATCAACGATCGATCCGGCAAGATCGCCGACATCATCACGATCATCGAAGGTATTGCCTTCCAGACCAATATCCTCGCATTGAACGCTGCCGTGGAAGCCGCACGTGCGGGGGAAGAAGGTCGCGGATTCGCGGTGGTCGCAGGCGAAGTGCGGACGCTGGCGCAACGCTCCTCATCGGCGGCGAAAGAAATCAAGACGTTGATCGACGCCTCGGTCGATCGCGTTCAGGCCGGTACCCAACTGGTTGGCGAAGCGGGTGCGACGATGAACGACGTCAAGACGGCCGTGCGACGCGTCACCGACATCATGGGAGAAATTTCAACGGCGACCGACGAGCAGAGCAACGGTATCGAACAGATTTCGCATGCCGTGCAACAGATGGACGGCGTCACGCAACAAAACGCTGCCCTGGTAGAAGAAGCGGCGGCCGCCGCGCAATCACTGGAACAGCAGGCTAGCCATCTGCGCCAGGCAGTAGCCATCTTCCAGCTCTAA
- a CDS encoding ABC transporter substrate-binding protein produces the protein MHASIVSLIRRVARTGLLVGAAGGAAALLLPPDAAAAPASAEPYYFGVSGPLTGVNAQYGEQWRAGFDLALAALNADGGVQGHPLAYTFEDSQSDPRQSVTIAQKFVGDARILIELGDFSSPASMAASPIYQRAGLVQLGFTNSHPDFTKGGDYIWSPSLSQAEEQPEVAKLAVSRGLHKIAVLYQNTDWGRTSRDVFAEAAKRLGATVVDSEGYQPLDKDFRATLVRVQAAHPDGIVLISYYADGAQIVRQARGAGIDLPIVATSSVYSPKFLELAGDAADGVVTHTNFFADEQRPEVQRFVSAFEARYHRQPDAFNAYAYDAVNIAAAALRQSAEGGQAPTRRGVRDALAQLHNVPSVIFGTFTFDSRTRRASGARNINLVVRNGTWALLPVSTATVANAVR, from the coding sequence ATGCATGCATCGATCGTATCGCTGATACGGCGCGTCGCTCGAACGGGTTTACTGGTTGGCGCCGCGGGAGGCGCCGCGGCGCTTCTGCTGCCGCCCGATGCCGCAGCGGCACCGGCAAGCGCCGAGCCTTACTACTTTGGGGTCAGTGGTCCACTGACCGGCGTCAATGCACAGTATGGGGAACAGTGGCGCGCCGGCTTCGATCTTGCGCTTGCAGCGTTGAATGCGGATGGGGGCGTGCAAGGACACCCGTTGGCTTACACGTTCGAAGATAGTCAAAGCGACCCACGTCAGTCGGTGACGATCGCGCAAAAGTTTGTCGGCGACGCGCGCATTCTGATCGAGCTTGGGGATTTTTCCAGCCCCGCTTCGATGGCGGCGTCGCCCATCTATCAGCGCGCCGGCCTTGTGCAATTAGGGTTCACGAATTCGCATCCTGACTTCACGAAAGGAGGGGACTATATTTGGAGTCCGTCTCTGAGTCAGGCCGAGGAGCAGCCGGAAGTAGCAAAGCTGGCGGTTTCACGCGGGCTGCATAAAATCGCCGTCCTGTATCAAAATACCGATTGGGGAAGGACCAGTCGCGATGTTTTTGCGGAAGCGGCCAAGCGTTTAGGCGCGACGGTCGTCGACAGCGAAGGCTATCAGCCGCTGGACAAGGATTTCCGTGCCACCTTGGTTCGCGTTCAAGCTGCACATCCCGACGGCATCGTGTTGATTTCCTATTACGCGGACGGTGCACAGATCGTCCGGCAGGCGCGAGGGGCCGGGATCGACTTGCCGATCGTCGCGACCAGTTCCGTGTATTCGCCAAAGTTTCTCGAATTGGCCGGGGATGCGGCCGATGGCGTGGTGACGCATACCAACTTCTTTGCGGACGAACAGCGTCCCGAGGTGCAACGGTTCGTATCGGCATTCGAAGCGCGCTATCATCGGCAGCCGGATGCGTTCAATGCCTATGCCTATGACGCCGTCAATATTGCCGCCGCGGCATTACGGCAGAGTGCGGAAGGCGGGCAGGCGCCGACACGGCGTGGCGTGCGGGATGCGTTGGCGCAGCTGCATAACGTGCCGAGCGTGATTTTTGGGACGTTTACCTTCGATTCAAGGACCCGTCGTGCGTCTGGCGCACGAAACATCAATCTGGTCGTACGCAACGGCACATGGGCCCTGCTGCCGGTGAGCACCGCCACGGTGGCAAACGCGGTGCGCTGA
- a CDS encoding TetR/AcrR family transcriptional regulator — MFSRKAGRPSNAMAGDVEERIFDAATVIFLRNGFGGASLDRIAEAAGASKATVYSRFSGKEALFSEVVRRNCERCLQMAYHRQHGVSLAEQLISVTQAIVTRLLSDEVLGLIRMVMAEAPRFPSLAKLTRNAGRAQAIQGVAWMIVEHAASVGLGALPATEGHAAHALATQVLDAVVSPMLMRALMHEDVDVVRGDVSRHVERTIGTYAAAGALDDF; from the coding sequence ATGTTTTCGCGAAAGGCGGGACGCCCGTCCAATGCGATGGCGGGCGATGTAGAGGAGCGTATTTTCGACGCCGCCACCGTCATTTTTCTGAGAAACGGCTTTGGCGGGGCATCGCTCGATCGCATTGCCGAGGCGGCCGGCGCGAGTAAGGCGACCGTCTATAGCCGTTTCAGTGGCAAGGAAGCGCTCTTCTCCGAGGTGGTACGGCGGAACTGCGAGCGATGCCTGCAGATGGCCTACCATCGTCAGCACGGCGTCTCGCTCGCCGAGCAGCTTATTTCGGTAACGCAGGCGATCGTTACCCGCCTCCTCAGTGACGAAGTGCTCGGTTTGATACGTATGGTGATGGCCGAAGCGCCACGCTTCCCGTCCTTGGCGAAACTCACGCGCAATGCCGGCCGCGCGCAGGCGATTCAAGGCGTCGCCTGGATGATCGTCGAGCATGCCGCATCGGTTGGCCTCGGCGCGCTACCCGCTACGGAAGGGCACGCAGCGCATGCGCTTGCCACCCAAGTGCTCGATGCGGTGGTCTCGCCGATGCTGATGCGCGCATTGATGCACGAGGACGTCGATGTGGTGCGGGGGGACGTCTCACGGCACGTAGAGCGGACCATCGGCACCTATGCCGCGGCCGGTGCGTTGGACGATTTCTGA
- a CDS encoding amino acid ABC transporter permease has product MHDWLSPQYLFQLMSGLEMTLLLALASGIATTLIGVLLGLCHETGIDALVRLAKAYTLVFRNTPLLVQLLLWYFGVAGVLPDALVTWLNTPHRVLILGLPLSWPAFEFVAGWWGLTLYSAAFIAEECRAGLSGVPVAQRQAGAALGLTRVQNFRFVALPQALRIVTPALFGQYMNLVKNSSLTMAIGFAELSYQTRAVESATFKTFQTYGISTVLYIGVIALLEVALQYVRRYQRTPPIRQNAAPPRDVAIGVIDNAR; this is encoded by the coding sequence ATGCACGACTGGCTTTCGCCGCAATACCTTTTCCAGCTGATGTCCGGGCTGGAAATGACGCTGCTGCTGGCACTCGCCAGTGGCATCGCCACGACGCTGATCGGCGTCTTGCTCGGCTTATGCCACGAGACCGGCATCGACGCATTGGTGCGCCTTGCAAAAGCGTACACGCTCGTTTTTCGTAATACGCCGTTGCTGGTTCAGTTGCTGTTGTGGTACTTCGGCGTCGCCGGCGTGCTGCCCGATGCGCTGGTCACCTGGCTCAATACTCCCCATCGCGTGCTCATTCTGGGATTACCGCTGTCTTGGCCTGCTTTCGAATTCGTCGCGGGCTGGTGGGGATTGACGCTTTACAGCGCGGCTTTTATCGCTGAGGAATGTCGTGCCGGCCTAAGCGGCGTGCCCGTGGCCCAGCGACAAGCCGGGGCGGCGCTCGGCTTGACGCGCGTGCAGAACTTCCGCTTCGTCGCGTTGCCGCAGGCCTTGCGCATCGTAACGCCGGCGCTGTTCGGGCAATATATGAATCTCGTAAAGAACTCGTCTTTGACGATGGCGATCGGCTTCGCCGAATTATCGTACCAGACGCGTGCGGTCGAATCTGCCACGTTCAAGACGTTTCAGACCTATGGTATTTCCACCGTGCTCTACATCGGCGTCATCGCATTATTGGAAGTAGCTCTGCAGTACGTGCGCCGCTATCAGCGTACGCCGCCTATCCGACAAAATGCCGCGCCTCCGCGCGACGTGGCGATCGGCGTCATCGACAATGCACGGTGA